In Juglans microcarpa x Juglans regia isolate MS1-56 chromosome 1S, Jm3101_v1.0, whole genome shotgun sequence, the genomic stretch TTTCCTTCTGAAATTTTCGAGACACTGGAATCCCCCTTTCCCCTTCGTCTTCTAGAGCTCCCTCGAAtcctcctttctctttcttAGTCTTCCACCTTCCTTCCCAGAAGACAATTTCTCTTTCCTCCTTCGTCTTCCAGAGCTCCCTCAAAATCCTTCGTTCTTCATTCGTCTTCGTTTTCCATCTTCCCAATTCGTAGTTCCCATTTCCTTCGTCTTCCACCTTCCCCACTCGAATCTACCACACGAATGTTACAACGAAACCCTTCGAAATCCTTAGATCCTCTGCCTCTCCCTTTGACACAGTCTCTTTACCCAAAGCACAAACCCTAACCCAACCCTCAGCTTAATCCTAACCctaaaccaaaaatattttatgtaaccTTAACCCTAACCAGAATGGGtagatattttcttctttagtcTCAAGGTTTTGGTCTCAAGAACTTATCAGGTATAATGGGtggaaaatctattttttctttgttcttctaTAAATGGTAACTTATCTGTTTTTACCTATGTAAGGGAACGTCTTTTGTTGGGCCTCGCATGGAAGATGGACATAAATCTGGATGGTGGGTAGTGGACATTGGTGAACAACATCGAGTTTCAGGTTTCATTCTCTTTATTTACTCAGTATGATGTTGCGTATCAAATTATATGATCCATGCCAacagatttatgcattaaacaTTTGTGACTTTTCATTTACGCATTAAACATTTATGTTGATCttcttatgaaaaatagaatataaCTAGTGTGACGGTATCATGCCCACAATTCCATGAACTCAATGTCACTTGTGCGACATGTTGTCAAACTGATTCTTTTCTTGATTAGTGAAAGTCTTGTCTAGAAGTAAGAGGATATTGGGAGAAGTTGAATAAAGAAACTAGCTGAATCAAATCAAATACTACAATTTGATTAGGGTAGCAGTTGTAGAGAGATTCTTGGTCTACAATTTGGTTTTACTTTTACCTACAACACCTTCATTTCATCAAGGTGTAGAAGatgcttttaattatttatcttgaTGCAAGAGGTTATTGATGCAGCTTATGTGCATTTTACTTTCCATGCTGACATTTGTGACTTTTCTTGATAAATTATACTTGATGTGTAGAATGTGTAAATCAATTATACGGTCCGTTTTTTAtggatgctttttttttttaactattgattttatcatttaaaagtTAGTTTGAAGGCAATGGTAATCAATGAACCTTTAGATACCACaaccattttttataaaagtgaagataacacataaaaataagtttattttctttagtgtTAATTTGGAAAAGAATTGGAGCACTcttgttattaataatataaaatgctCATAATTCTTTAGTTTTAGCCACTCTTTATTTGTTCTGTTCTACAAATTGCCACATGCCCTATGTACCATTGATCATATGAGGTTTTTATACTTCAATTTTATGCCCTTTTTATTCtttctgttttgttcttttgtaggtttttattttgttctttgtaatAGTTTCATTGCTTTTTGAGAGTCTTGCTCTAGCACTGCTTAAAGCTATGCATTGCTCCGAATGTTGCACTTTATACTTTTTTCTCTACTTCCTTGAATTGTTTGGTTACactgcataatatatatatttatgtagcCTTCATCCAGATGAAATTCAGAAGAGAGAAATTTTACAATCGAATAGAATTGATAGGGTTCTGAAGAAGGAGCTAGGGCTTCTGGAGCTGGGGCTTCTGGAGCAACAAGTTGAAATAAGGCGTTCACGTACACTATTTCGGCTGAATTGGATTTTTCTAGTTGTTGTGTCATGTTACTTAATAGTATCTAATTGATTTCGGAACTTGGTTTGTAAATACATAACTTAAGTTTGTGTGTTTCTGACTTATGTAAATCCCAAACTTAAGTAAGTGTATGTTCAAAACAATGTGATTGGTATATAAAGCCTTGGTGAAGGCAACAatcgaaatgaatataaatCTAGCTTTTTAGCACCTATTGTTTCCGGCAGTTCTTATATATTAAACATGTCAACATGCTAAGAGGTTTACGCATGCCAACATGCCAACAGATTTTCAGCAGTTCTAGCTTTTAACATGTCAACAGATTTACACATTAAAAatgcaatcaataaaatgcaatCAAAAGCCACTCATTTGAAATGTCAACTGCCTAGCAATAAAATGCAATATGCTTTTAACACGCATTAAGTTACTGCCATCCATAGCAAACCATTACAAAATCTATGAAATATATCAATGAATTACATTCAAACCACAAAAAACCccttacaaaattacaaactccAAATCCATCAAGTACATCCATGAATTGCATTGAATACACAACAAACCCATTACAAAATCCATGCATTACATCTATGAATTACattcaatacaaaaaaaaatgcattacaaAATTCATGAATTACATCTGTCAAATACATTCAATACACAAAATACATGAATTACATTCATTGCGCCGGTTATGATCCATCCAAGTCAAGTTACACCAGTTGTGATCCATCTAACCCAAATTGCATTTGTAAccaataaatattcaaatatttatgtGATATCGATATTACtgttcaaattttataaattttagtaaaCTTACACTTTCTTGACTCGCAATCATTATTTCTTGGGGCCGAGTTCCACTAATGTCAAAAGCTAAGCTGTTTGGAGCAGTTTTTGGTATgtcttaatataaaaaataataatgataattagcAACTCAACACATtctaacaaatttttaaaataatataacataccACGCTTAGAGGATTTGAGCTAGATAGTGTTAGGGGAGATGACTGTTCTTCTCATTTTTCCATGTTGACAATCCCAATAGAGCTATATATACATGCTTCAGTAAAAGACAATGAATAAGAATACTTTGGTGTTAATCTTGCATGAATGGATTTCAATGCATgtacttagagcattggcattgaatAATGCCAATGCAAATAAAATGGATAATTTGGTTaatagaagatgaaaatgaccTGCATTGGATTATCCAAATGTAAACCAAGATGACTTTTAGCTATAGTAAATTAGCTCGTGGTTATATTTGACATTCACTATAGCTCAaccaaatctattaaaaaattatttcttttgtttgaacACTCTCTGTCTTCCCTCGATTTTTCCTCTTTATTCTaccaactctttttcttttcttgatttcTTCCTCCAGCCATCAAGTTCTTTGCCTTTCATCCCTGTGCCTTTTCTCTTATCCTAGGAATTATTTTTGTGTCTTTTCTCTCTAATCATTTGCAGGGCCTTTTCTCTCCAGTCATTTTTGTGCCTCTTCTCACCAaggttactctctctctctctctctctctctctctctgtgtatagatttttttttcaaactttcagtTCATATTTATCTCATGTTCGATTTGtgtagttttttttccttagattgttattgtttttctttattttttagttgtCTGATTttccttggattttttttttaatcattttctcagtttttctttttcaattttctcattttccattGAAACTAAACAGTggtaagtgtgtgtgtgtttttcttttactattgaCCCAAACGataggaaaaataatttatacatggAAGTTTTAGATTAGCCAGGAGTCCGGATATGTGTTAGAATTTCAGATTAGCCAGGAAAAATAGTTCAACGTTGGAAGTTTCAGACTTATATTGGATACTCTTCAAAAAATCCTTTTTAAGTTGCAGAAATTTGATTGCAAAGAATTTGTTAGTGTAAAGATGTAGTTCATAGTTGGAAGTTTCAGATTGATATTGGATACTCTTCAAAAAATCCTTTTTAAGTTGCAGAAATTTGATTGCAAAGAATTTGTCAGTGTAAAGATGTAGTTCATTGTTGGAAGTTTTATAGTTGAAAAATAGTTCATAATTGGAAGTTTCAGATTGATATTAGATACTCTAGAAgaaaagtttttttgtttttgataagttactCTAGAAGAAAAGATCattcattaaaaagaaattaaagctcCAATCTTGTAAAGAGTAATTgaggttttaaaaaatttgagtcACTTGTACGACTTTCATCtagttaagaagaaaaaaagaaaaaaaaaagttttattttccaCTTGCATGCATTCCATTTTGGATCCATTGCTGTTAACCATTCGACCCCATTTTAGAAAGGAAAGGAGACCCAAACTTGCCAAGGGGTTACTACTAACAATGATATTTCTTTTTGGGACTAATGAATTGACTGCAAACCAAACATGTGAAAAGAATGCAATCAAGCTAGCTTAAGAAACATTTATTCTCAATTATCATCTCCAAACTCTCGAAGAGAAGCTAGGCATCACCCCTTCTCTCTAAAAGCATTTTTCCTCCCCTATAAAGCAAAAGATGTAATCCTCATTTTCTACTGGAGGAACTTCTTTCCCATCATCAcctttgaattgtttataagttaacgaaaaatattattcatcaatctTTTAACTATTCCCTTATCGATTTCAGCTTCCAAATGTATCCCTTTAGCACAATAGGTTATTATCTTTCAtcctttaacaaaatattattgtacACACAATATGGTCATCTTGGTAAGGTTAAATGTTATCATGATTAGCTAATTCAATACAAATCAAACTCAAGAGCCATATAATTCAAGAGCCACCCCAGGCCTCATGTCTTTTGACTTAATTTTTTGAACTAATTCTTGCCAATTTTTTGCAAGAAACACTTGAACGTGAAATGTAAAACAAGAAGcacttgacttttttttttttttattgtttgtcttCCATGCATAAAGCTGCATCATTTAATGACTTGTTGAACACTCATTTCATTATGTGCTGCCTCATTTAATTATgatgaattttaaattattcaagGAAGGAGCCTTCATTTGATGCGTATCTCTTCTTTACTACTCTCTTGCAAAATGGTGGACAAGGGGAAGGCAACATTCCCTTCAATAGCATATATAGTAATGTCGTGGTCCAACCATCACAAGCTGAAGGTGAACGGAGGCCACCTACTAAAAAATCTCAACGAGGTGTGTCTTTCACCACTAAGGAAGATAATCTCTTTATTTCAGCTTAGCTAAACATTAGCCTTGATGTTATTCGGGGAACTGacaaaaaatctacacaaaTATGGGAAAGAATTTAAGAATACTATCATGAGTATAAAAACCCAAACAATCATAAACGTTCAATTGCATCATTGACCAATCGATGGCTATCGGTCAAAAAACGCACAAACAAGTTTTGTGCTTTTGTAGCACAAGTAAAGTCTTTGCATCCAAGTGGTATCACATAGGTCGATaatgtattaattttgttttttccttagtttttttttatatgtttggtCTTATTTACATACTAACTTTATCATTTTGTTCATTTAAGATTGAGAAGGTAAAAATAATGTACAAAGAAACTGAGAAGACAACTTTTACCATGGAGCATTGTTGGTGTCTAttgagacaccaaccaaaatgaCAACAACATCAATCAACATTGTCAACGAGGAGGAAACCACATGAAAGACGTCCGACAAGTGCTAGCTTAACTCCAGATGGAGAAGATATTTTGGATGACAACGTGGAGATCATCCTTGAGAGATCTCCAAGCAAAAAGactgagaaagaaaatgaaagaaatatgaAGTATAAAGATGATATAGATGTTGAATTTAACCATGCCTTAGTTCGCGTGACTACTGACAAATACATTCATGATGGAGAGAAGATGATTTTACAGTAAGCAAGAACGGGATAGAGATGAACATCTTGCATTGGAGAAGAAGAATTTCGAAgctaaaataatgaaattaaactTTGATGGGATGAAACCAAAGCAGCAACTTTATTTCCAACGTCTTCAGAATGAAATTTTCGATGGTTTAATGAGTAAGTCTACAATCACATCACCGTCTGAGGACTCATCCACACCTTTTGGAGGTGTGTAAGTATTTGTCTAGCCTATTTCGATGTTGTAATTAACAATGGTATATGTTTAACGCAtactttgtttgattttagTGGCTGTCAAGCTATATGTAATGGAAATACATGTGGCTGAAAAGCAACTTTGTGATTGGGCAttgtcttattttttgtgatggatAGTAATATTAGTGATGGACTAACTTttgaatgtgtatatatttttgtgatgggcTGACTTTTGGAAGTGTGTTTGTTTTTGTGATAGGCTGAAATGTGTTGAACATTAGTAATGACTTGTGTTTTTCTTAATGATGTTTTTTTAAGGTGAAAATGTAATTgacaagtgttttttttttccaatggtgttgtatgaaatatttagaatctATTTGCTGCATTCCAGGACCCATCCACATCTTTATCCAAGTCTCATATTGTATAACATTGATATTTTCATGTaactcttaatttaaaaaaaaaattaatagaacaaaaaaaattgaaaaaaaaaattgaaaatttataaaattttattattattttgactaatatatggataatctaatgtggggaATAAGTTTTAAATGGAATAGCCAAATacaaaatcatgtcatattatataaattttacatttgcattTGCATGATCCAATATTAATGCACTTAGAAAGACAATGaataagatatatttaaatataaaagacTAGATCATATCTTAGTAGTTGGCATCAATATCATCATGGGTTCTATTTTCGAAACCCCACACAAATCTGGACAAACCACATATattaaacatctttaattatttcacacaaatgggaaaaaaaagaataaaagatcaTCATGGAACACTTAATCATGCAATTGTTTTAATGCAGTGACCTAAAACAAGGTTAGAATACTGTTTTTTTTCCTAGCTTTTTCCTATCAAATTCATTTATGTTCTCATCAGGCATCATCTCCCATTTTAATAACACCGAGAATTAAGCTAATAGCTTAGACATCAACTTTGTTGTAATTGATGCAAATAAGCAAGTAAAACCTTCTCGTTATCATTATTAATCTATCTTTGGGtctgaaaatatttctaaatagGGAGATTAGATCATAATCCAACTTAGATACATAGGCAGATTTAAGTTTGGAAGTAAAATAGGCAAATAAAGATAGCTTCATGTTATCAAATTCCACTCAACCTACCATGGTTTGGCTCTGTTTATAATGACATTGCAATCCATTGCATCAAAACCTCCAAATCAAGACAGTTGCTCCCTCTTAACTCCTCTAAGATTAATATTATAGTACTTATAAAATCCCAAATTTCCATCATTTTAATGCGGTCTATAATAATTGCTAGTGCAAGAAATTTGGTACTTGATAGAGCtccaaaataaacatatttcatCCAAGGAACGTAAAAATTCAAGATCCCAAACAACAACATGCACCACCACAACACAAAATGTATTATTAAAGAGTCGAGATATTATTTGAAGCTAACCATGCATGGAGACACCCACACAACACAAATTTGGACGAGACACCGACAGAGATGGAAGAAACACCCACACGAAGCTACTTATTCAAAAACACCCATAGATGGATGACACCCATGGAGACAGCCACACGAGACGCAGCGTCGCAGACCCCAATTTTGGTTTTATCttaatgagaaaatgaaaaatctgaaattttctctccctccatttcatttcattttttttaataaagatattAACAACGTGGCAGACCGGTTCCCCTACAGTTACCTTCAACGGTTGCCTTAACCAGTATTGAAAACTTATACACTCCCAAGGGCAAAATAGTCGTTTGATTATCAAACCAACACGTGTCGAGGTTCAAGTCGGTACTGTCACCCACTTGTCACCGCACCTGATATTTCCTCGTCCACGccttttttaaaagagtaaagGGAGCAAACACCGTGGTTCACGCAATCAGAGGACTCGAGCCGAGACTTAAGTATCTGCCAACTCTCCGTGAAGAAgcgagaaaataagaaaaaaaatgcagtaCAAGAACTTGGGGCGCTCGGGGCTGAAGGTGAGCCAGCTCTCGTACGGGGCGTGGGTCAGCTTCGGCAACCAGCTCGACGTCAAGGAGGCCAAGTCTCTGCTCCAGTGCTGCCGCGACCACGGCGTCAACTTCTTCGACAACGCCGAGGTCTATGCCAATGGCCGTGCCGAGGAGATCATGGGCCAGGCCATCCGCGAGCTTGGTTGGAAGCGCTCCGATATCGTTGTTTCCACCAAGATCTTCTGGGGTGGTTCCGGACCCAACGACAAGGGCCTCTCCAGGAAGCACGTCGTCGAGGGCACCAAGGCCTCCCTCAAGCGCCTCGACATGGAATACGTCGACGTTCTTTACTGCCACCGCCCGGACTCCTCCACCCCGATCGAGGAGACCGTTAGGGCCATGAACTATGTTATTGATAAGGGCTGGGCATTCTACTGGGGTACCAGCGAGTGGTCGGCCCAGCAGATCACCGAGGCTTGGGGGGTCGCCGAGAGATTGGACTTGGTGGGGCCGATCGTCGAGCAGCCCGAGTATAATTTGTTGTCCCGTCACAAGGTCTCTGATTTtctcctcttttatttttctgttttggtttcttcataatattatattgcTTAAGTTTTGCTTTTGGGAatttaataatcaattcaatCATAGTGCTTGTGTAACAAATGTGTGGTTTTGGCCAACGGTAGGTTGTCGGGTACTTTGTTTTTGGTCCAGTGCTCTGTCTGTGGATTTTTGGACGGGGTTTGATTAACAACTCTGTTGGCACAGTTTTTAGCAGGGGAtgagtgttttttttccttcattcaaGTTAATTTACCTGAATCAGGTTCCGTTGAGTTTGCTGCACATCATGTGGTGGCTTCTAACGCACCTGTTTAGGAGTTGAGGATTAAATTCATATTTCGTATTTCATACATGGGAGTTTGATAGTGAACACTTCGTGCTTGACAAAGAAATTCGATTTCAATCCTTCATCTCGATACCACTTGAGTTTTGCTATAGTGACTTTGTGAGCTCTCCGATGACATCAATTTCAATACCCAATGCCTAATGGCACAAAAAAAGCAACTATAAATGCTTCTCTTCTGTCACTTCACCCACATGAAGAGGAACCCCTGCAATGATTACGTGACTAAAATCCATCATATCCCAGTCCTCGGTTGGCTTGGTTTGTTGAAAATGTGCATCTGAATCAGAATCACTCAGCATTGCTCATTTCACAACATGGTCTCCTATGCCTACCTAGCGGTCTCTTATACCTCCCTCGTGTTAGAgctgaaaattttcaatatctTCCTCATGGTGCCAGCATTCTTTCAAGGTATAACTCATATATCTTGAAAGATACCGTACAATGAACTTGTTTATCCACATTGGCACACTAGGTGTCCAGTTCGTAACTGCTATTTAGCCCATAAATTCTGACTCATAATCAATATTGAAGACATGTACATGCCTTGTCTAGTTTCCACCATTTTCAGTACGCGTTCCTCCACATTTTCCTTCTAGTTTCTACAGTTATCCATCAGTCTGTTTCCTCCCTGATAGTAGAAACTACAAGGGAGGAAACCATTAGTAGTTTACTAGAATTAAGTTAATATTGTTGCTAAGAATTATTAGCTGTCCTTTTTCCACACCAGAAGAGAATGACTTGGATTCGTGGGATAGGATCTTTCCCAGTTATTCCTTTGAGTTTCATTCCTATCTGGCCTTCAATTGCACGACATTTTTCTCAATATTTCACATTCTTAGTCAACACAATCAATCATTGCTGATATGGTCTTTCTGTTTTACGTGAACCCGAATGTTAACATAGCAGCCAGTTTGCTTCAatcctttattattttatcatgcaAGTAAACCAGTTTCTGTTCATGCGTTGGAAAATCTGAAAGACCCAATTAACCTGACAAATGCATTTTGTAACTTATTGAATTTCTGAGCGATCAATACATCAATCCTGATAAACTATTCCTTATCTTTGTGATATGACTAGCAttcattaattttgtttctctGTTACAAGAACTGCCATTTGTTGTAATTTGGTTTGGTAATCAATATGGAACGGTCTTTTGAAATTGGGTGGCTATGACTACTTAATGTTCTTATTGATTCGATGCATACATTGAAATTTGAACTTTACCATGTTATTGTCTGTTTTGTTGCTAGTTAAGTGTTGAAGGTTCCTCTAATGCTTCTATGAACTTTACCATAAATGTGGGGAGTTTGTTTCTTCAACTGCCTTTTGcttgtttgatttttctttatgGAATAGTTGCTGCTGAAGGTCATGAGGAATCAAATGGTTGCAGCGATAGACATTTATATGCATTTCAGTTCTGTGTATTCATATTTGTGTATGCTTACATTCTGACTGGATGCAGGTTGAGTCTGAATTCCTTCCTCTGTACAGCAACTACGGCTTGGGTCTTACCACATGGAGCCCACTTGCATCTGGAGTGCTCACTGGAAAATACAACAACAAAGTTATACCATCTGATAGCCGGTTTTCATTGGAAAATTACAAGGTAAGCCTTTTCTGTGTGAAGCACTTATTAGTTTTTGTGCCTATATTGTACATTCATCTGCAAAGTTCaatataaaagggaaaaaaatcagtATAATACAGATACCTGTGTTGGTTTTGTTATTATGATTACTTTTCCTTGATGTTATGCTTAGTTGAACCAGacttctactcttttttctctgaatgaaggaaaaagaaaaagagaagtagAATGTTGTTAAACTGCGATTTTTTTCTTGTAGAATCTCGCTAATCGGTCATTGGTTGATGACGTGCTGAAAAAAGTTAAAGGTCTGAAGCCAATTGCAGATGAACTTGGCGTGCCGTTATCTCAACTAGCAATTGCATGGTGTGCTGCGAATCCTAATGTCTCATCTGTTATTACTGGAGCAACAAAGGAATCTCAGGTTAGATCCAAAAGTCTCACATTTTTTAAGCATATTTGCATGCAATTCTGCATTTGCCCTGATATTGTTGGATTTGCTCATCATTCAACTTCATTaaagaattttatcaaaaaaaaaaattcattaaagaagaaaattaaaagcttTATTGATAATGTATATGCAGCACCTGTTtgttaattgaaaaaaaaaaaaatacatgcaagAATAAGGAGCTAGTTAGCATCTAAATCTAAAATTGATACGACCCATAATGTTTTACATCTTGGGCCCCTTTTTTATAGCCAATTAATGAGCTGTTTTTGTCCTAGATTCAAGAAAACATGAAAGCTATTGATGTCATCCCACGTCTGACTCCTGCCGTGATGGAGAGTATTGAGGCTGTCGTTCAAAGCAAGCCAAAGCGTCCAGAATCGTATAGGTGAAACAATATTTTCAATGCTGTTTTCTATGCTACACATTGCAGCGTAGACTTCATTGTACCAATGTTCCTGATGcttaattatttcttgtttcGTTGAACTACTCATGGAACTTCATGTGTACCTggtcttttttccttcttttcttgttttggcCCTTTGTGGGCAGGGAGGAGACGATTGTGGTTTGATATTGTACGGATTGTTCATGTGTTATTTGCCTGAGAAAATCAACTCAAGTTTATTCCTTCTGAACTTTTATGCCCATTTTTATCTCACATCTCATGCCTTCCATTCTATACCTTCCATCTTTTCCTTGTCTAGATTGAGCATAGATGGTGGTGATGCATTGTAACCAAAATATTTGCTAGTTTAGAAGAAGTTTGTCCcatgatttgaaaaattttgatatctaaattttttattgtaacaaCTTTGATCTTGTATACCCCTTACTTTTCTTAGACCAAGTGAGAAATCAAATAGCTAATAAGTATCTAAGTAACTTTGGGCATCATAATCCTAATAGATAAattcttaacttattatataatttatttacatttatttttttgataacagAAAACTTTATTCAATACTTTGAAAAGAATTACAATATAGAATCAAACCAAATAACTTGGGCAATACAATTAGGATAAGAATCCCACCAAATTATCaaatcatcaatattccatGCATGTTTAGCCATTCCATGAGCTGCACCATTGCCTAAACGGCCGATGTGTTGTATAAAGCAGTTTGGAAATCTCCGCATAAGTTGCTTAATCTGCATCACAAGATTTCCATGAAGTGTTCTTGATGTTCTTTCATTCTAAACTTCATTCACCATAAGCAAAGAGTCACTCTTAATAACAAGTTGTGTTATACCAAGATGAATGAATATCTGAAGACCTCTCAAAATTGCTAGCATCTCAATCTCGACAGGATTATTAATCTCATATTCTTTCTTACAAGTCTAGAGGATAACACCACCCTTTTCATCCCTTAGAACAACTCCCACCCCTGCACTTCTTTGGTTTGCAAACAGTCCCATCCACATTTAACTTTAGTATTCCTTGATCAGGAGGCACCCATCTACAAATTTTCCTTTCTCCATGAGTTTCATGAACTTGCAGGTGAGCTTTATAGGTTACGAATGCATTCTCTGCTGCCTGCATAACAGTAAGTTCCACATCTTCATATAACATCTGATTCCTTCTGTACCACATGCCCCATGCTATCAAGAATAGCTTCTCCAAGTTTCCATTATTAACTCTGTATTGTAACTGCATTGCATGATGTAACAAATTTGTATTGGAATCTTCTGTGATTAAATCTGGAAAGTAATCAGACCACACTTCTCTTACAGTTTTACAGTTTAGTAGAGCATGAGTaaaatcctcctcctcctcattacACCACCTACAAGAAGCTTCCTCAACAACTTTTCGAGCTTTTAGGTTTTGCAAAGTTGGTAAGCCATTTCTGCAGGCCCTCCATGCAAAGATCTTAACTCTATTTGGCACATTCATCCTCCAGAGCTTTGGCCAAAATTTCCTCTGGTTTTGAGCCTCTGAATATTCCCCCATCTATTCATCTTTCCTTAGTGAATTAAAGAACCTGTATCCACTCTTAACACTATACACACCACTTTTTTCATGTTCCCAAATTAAACAATCTACTGCAggttcaataaaattttgaagatttctGCTGCTTGTTGTGCAGGAATTAAGCTTTGAATCTTAGCAACATTCCACCACTTTGTTTCTCTATCAATAAGGCACTCAACTATATCATGCTGATGAACCAAATCAGTTTTTGCAGGTTTAGGAATAAGCTTATGCTGTGGCAACCAATAGTCAGTCCAAACATTAATAGACTTCCCATCACCCACTCTCCATCGACGGCCTTTTAACAACTATTCTTTAACCTCCCAAATTCCTCTCCAAACAAAAGAGAGATTTGCTCCTATTCTAGCTTCTTGAAACCTGTTCTTAGGGAAATATTTGGCTTTAAAAATTTTGTGCAACAGAGAATACCTCTTCAGTCATAATTCTCTAGCTTTGTTTTGCAATAAGTGCCATGTTAAAAGTCTGCAAGTCCTTGAAGCCCATTCCACCATTCCCTTTGGTCTCACACATCTTCCAACTTATTCATCtaattcttttttcctctttccatTGACCCCACCAGAAGTTTGCCATCATACTTTCTAACTCAGTGCATAAGGTTAAAGGCAACTTAAAACAGCCCATAGTATATGTGTGTATAGAAAGG encodes the following:
- the LOC121246120 gene encoding probable voltage-gated potassium channel subunit beta, translating into MQYKNLGRSGLKVSQLSYGAWVSFGNQLDVKEAKSLLQCCRDHGVNFFDNAEVYANGRAEEIMGQAIRELGWKRSDIVVSTKIFWGGSGPNDKGLSRKHVVEGTKASLKRLDMEYVDVLYCHRPDSSTPIEETVRAMNYVIDKGWAFYWGTSEWSAQQITEAWGVAERLDLVGPIVEQPEYNLLSRHKVESEFLPLYSNYGLGLTTWSPLASGVLTGKYNNKVIPSDSRFSLENYKNLANRSLVDDVLKKVKGLKPIADELGVPLSQLAIAWCAANPNVSSVITGATKESQIQENMKAIDVIPRLTPAVMESIEAVVQSKPKRPESYR